A single region of the Mesorhizobium sp. NZP2077 genome encodes:
- a CDS encoding DUF1778 domain-containing protein — protein sequence MPRAAIEANERMNLRVAAHQKATLMRAAALVHADLTEFVTRAALREAEAVIKNAEKIEVSERDFLRILELLDNPPPPNEKLRAAIAALPRDR from the coding sequence ATGCCTCGGGCAGCGATTGAAGCGAATGAACGGATGAACCTGCGGGTAGCCGCGCATCAGAAGGCCACGCTGATGCGGGCAGCCGCGCTCGTGCATGCCGATTTGACGGAGTTCGTCACCCGCGCGGCCTTGCGCGAGGCCGAAGCGGTGATCAAGAACGCCGAGAAGATAGAGGTTTCGGAGCGGGATTTTCTGCGCATTCTGGAGCTACTGGACAACCCGCCGCCGCCGAACGAAAAGCTGCGCGCCGCCATCGCCGCCTTGCCGCGTGATCGATGA
- a CDS encoding site-specific integrase has translation MPEQDDLPDIVEIVHAVGRDTAEESNARLTAARNGPSPALPEQNPVDRPRLPGHLEHLADRARDYVEAASSANTRRAYSSDWKHFAGWCRRQGVEMFPPDPQVVGLYITACASGKATGDKKPNSVSTIERRLSSLAWNYAQRGQPLNRKDRHIATVMAGIRNTHASPPRQKEAILPEDLIAMLETLPRGTLRGLRDRAMLLLGFAGGLRRSEIVGLDVARDQTEDSRGWVEILEKGLLVTLRGKTGWREVEIGRGSSDATCPVVALETWLKLARVAHGPLFRRVTGQGKTVGTDRLNDQEVARLVKRAALAAGVRGDLSQGERGQKFSGHSLRAGLASSAEVDERYVQKQLGHASAEMTRRYQRRRDRFRVNLTKASGL, from the coding sequence TTGCCCGAACAAGATGACCTGCCTGATATCGTGGAGATCGTCCACGCCGTGGGGCGAGATACCGCTGAAGAGTCAAATGCGCGGTTGACGGCCGCCAGGAATGGTCCCTCCCCTGCCCTGCCGGAGCAAAATCCTGTCGACCGGCCGCGCTTGCCCGGCCACCTTGAGCACCTCGCCGATCGCGCCCGCGACTATGTCGAGGCGGCGAGTTCCGCCAACACCCGCCGCGCCTATAGCTCGGATTGGAAGCATTTTGCCGGCTGGTGCCGGCGCCAGGGCGTCGAGATGTTTCCGCCCGATCCGCAGGTCGTCGGCCTCTACATCACCGCTTGCGCCTCCGGCAAGGCGACCGGCGACAAGAAGCCAAACTCGGTGTCGACCATCGAACGCCGACTTTCCTCCCTGGCCTGGAACTATGCGCAGCGCGGCCAGCCGCTCAACCGCAAGGACCGGCATATCGCCACCGTTATGGCCGGTATCCGCAACACCCACGCGTCCCCTCCCCGGCAGAAGGAAGCGATCCTGCCCGAGGATTTGATTGCCATGCTTGAGACGCTTCCCCGCGGCACCCTACGCGGTTTGCGCGACCGTGCCATGCTGCTGCTCGGCTTCGCGGGCGGCCTGCGCCGCTCGGAAATCGTCGGCCTCGACGTGGCCAGGGATCAAACCGAGGATAGTCGTGGCTGGGTCGAGATCCTGGAAAAAGGGCTTCTCGTCACCCTGCGCGGCAAGACCGGCTGGCGTGAGGTCGAGATCGGTCGCGGCTCGTCCGACGCCACCTGCCCAGTGGTGGCGCTGGAGACTTGGCTGAAGCTTGCCCGCGTCGCCCACGGCCCGCTGTTTCGACGCGTCACCGGTCAAGGCAAGACAGTGGGAACTGATCGGTTGAACGATCAGGAAGTCGCCCGCCTCGTCAAGCGTGCGGCACTCGCCGCCGGCGTACGCGGCGACCTCTCGCAAGGCGAGCGTGGCCAAAAGTTTTCTGGCCATTCGCTGCGCGCCGGCCTGGCTTCCTCCGCCGAAGTTGATGAACGCTATGTGCAGAAGCAGCTTGGCCACGCCTCGGCCGAGATGACACGCCGATACCAACGCCGGCGAGACCGTTTTCGCGTCAACCTCACCAAGGCGTCGGGATTGTAG
- a CDS encoding SMC-Scp complex subunit ScpB, protein MSEASARHKPNDQPALLDTELDHLPPELRWREWMGRVEAVIFAASEPVTRSVVARVVGRNCNIDLIIDDIRIELAGRPYELVSVAGGWQHRTKKVFADVIHAAFGTPGKGAKELSQSEALVLMCIAYFQPITRGELSSFFGKEVSRDLIGVLRAQELIASGPRSPQPGAPYTYVTTKTFLTQFGLETLRQLPDFEALEDAGLLSKEKLLAGDIVPDFSSNHQNADLGIED, encoded by the coding sequence ATGAGCGAAGCCTCTGCCCGCCACAAGCCGAACGATCAGCCGGCGCTGCTTGACACCGAGCTCGATCACCTGCCGCCGGAACTGCGCTGGCGTGAGTGGATGGGCCGCGTCGAAGCGGTCATTTTTGCGGCCAGCGAACCGGTGACACGTAGTGTCGTCGCGCGGGTGGTGGGAAGGAACTGCAACATTGACCTGATCATCGACGACATCCGCATCGAGCTCGCCGGCCGCCCCTACGAGCTGGTGTCCGTCGCCGGCGGCTGGCAGCACCGGACTAAAAAGGTTTTTGCCGACGTCATCCACGCTGCGTTTGGCACGCCGGGGAAGGGGGCAAAAGAACTGTCGCAGTCGGAGGCGCTCGTGCTGATGTGCATTGCCTATTTCCAGCCGATCACACGTGGCGAGCTGTCGTCCTTCTTCGGCAAGGAGGTGTCGCGGGATCTGATTGGTGTGTTGCGCGCGCAGGAGCTGATCGCCTCGGGGCCGCGCTCGCCGCAGCCGGGCGCGCCTTACACCTATGTGACGACGAAGACTTTTCTCACGCAGTTCGGGCTCGAGACGCTGCGTCAGCTGCCGGATTTCGAGGCGCTCGAGGACGCCGGACTACTGTCCAAGGAGAAGCTGCTGGCCGGCGACATAGTGCCCGACTTTTCTTCCAATCACCAAAACGCCGACCTAGGGATCGAGGATTAA
- a CDS encoding GNAT family N-acetyltransferase — MSLPAWHEEPISKAHDRSGFDCGDADMNVFLARYARQSHEQNAAKTYCAIETGRPGRILGFYSIAPAAVDHAVVPARMTKGLARHDVPGFLLARIATDRSVAGQGLGGQLLAAAARRCLRLVTEGGGILLIIDAKSERAADWYASFGAERLQRQPQGQPLRLAIHLATFAAALRAAGHL, encoded by the coding sequence ATGAGCCTTCCGGCCTGGCACGAGGAGCCGATCTCGAAGGCGCACGATCGCAGCGGCTTCGATTGCGGCGACGCGGACATGAATGTGTTTCTGGCTCGCTATGCGCGCCAGAGTCATGAGCAGAACGCCGCCAAGACCTACTGTGCGATAGAGACCGGACGGCCCGGGCGGATCCTTGGATTCTATTCGATCGCACCCGCGGCCGTAGACCATGCAGTCGTGCCGGCGCGCATGACCAAGGGGCTGGCGCGTCACGACGTGCCGGGTTTTCTGCTCGCGCGCATCGCCACGGACAGGTCGGTAGCGGGGCAGGGGCTGGGCGGTCAGCTGCTGGCGGCCGCGGCCAGGCGGTGTCTGCGGCTGGTGACGGAGGGCGGCGGTATCCTTTTGATCATCGACGCCAAGAGCGAACGCGCGGCCGATTGGTACGCCTCTTTCGGCGCCGAGCGGCTACAACGCCAGCCGCAAGGTCAGCCGCTTCGGCTGGCGATCCATCTGGCGACATTCGCGGCGGCTTTGCGGGCTGCGGGCCATCTCTGA
- a CDS encoding DUF1403 family protein, producing the protein MIRLDPATANPAPPPAVPAWALAAGDASSDADAAFQAGAALGTLDMLARAQPAWAGAWRQRLALKCATASMRLAGRAEDEAALRDAWYLRPTGADPGPAGAILGAWRQLAGQPPAATPDRLAKIVELLGFAWDGAALAALCTEIEELARSGRPAPFAAAAIAAHIVATRPDAELLAWWVADLVLAQSLRWPRPLPLLMAQVFAPAFRAEAGGGKRIRPSERDFERAVCVASVQAAAQACRLAGELSRRAEKLLAVAPKLRAKGAGEVIFLLLNEDAVSGSLTTKDLSRFASRRLFERLQQLEAVRELSGRPIFRLFGL; encoded by the coding sequence ATGATTCGCCTCGATCCCGCGACCGCCAATCCCGCGCCACCGCCGGCCGTCCCCGCTTGGGCGCTCGCCGCCGGCGACGCGTCCAGCGACGCTGATGCCGCCTTCCAGGCCGGCGCCGCCTTGGGCACGCTCGACATGCTCGCCCGGGCGCAGCCTGCCTGGGCCGGGGCTTGGCGTCAGCGGCTGGCGCTGAAATGTGCCACCGCCAGCATGCGGCTGGCTGGCCGCGCCGAGGACGAAGCCGCGTTGCGCGATGCCTGGTACCTGCGTCCGACCGGCGCCGATCCCGGACCCGCCGGCGCGATCCTTGGTGCCTGGCGACAGTTGGCCGGGCAGCCGCCGGCCGCCACCCCCGATCGGCTGGCCAAGATTGTCGAATTGCTCGGGTTCGCCTGGGACGGCGCCGCGCTTGCGGCGCTCTGCACGGAGATCGAAGAACTGGCGCGCTCGGGCCGGCCGGCACCGTTCGCCGCCGCGGCGATCGCCGCCCACATCGTCGCCACTCGCCCCGATGCCGAGCTTTTGGCCTGGTGGGTTGCCGACCTGGTGCTGGCGCAAAGCCTGCGCTGGCCGCGGCCGCTGCCGCTGTTGATGGCGCAGGTTTTTGCTCCGGCCTTCCGCGCCGAGGCCGGCGGCGGCAAGCGCATCCGGCCCTCGGAGAGAGATTTTGAGCGAGCGGTCTGCGTGGCGTCTGTTCAAGCGGCGGCGCAGGCCTGCCGGCTGGCTGGCGAGCTGTCGCGCCGCGCCGAAAAGCTCCTGGCGGTGGCGCCGAAATTGCGCGCCAAGGGTGCCGGCGAGGTAATCTTCCTGCTGCTCAACGAAGACGCCGTCTCTGGATCGCTGACGACGAAGGATCTGTCGCGCTTTGCATCGCGGCGGCTGTTCGAGCGGCTGCAGCAACTGGAGGCCGTGCGCGAGCTCTCCGGCCGTCCCATCTTCCGGCTGTTTGGACTCTAG